The Acidianus manzaensis genome has a window encoding:
- a CDS encoding MFS transporter, which produces MQKYIHTTIASFFSWAGNIYDLLIVTYVYPFFQEYLGLNAVEGTLLFALGLIFRVIGGYVFGRFADKKGRKIVLIIGTAGYSIFQALMAFSPDVIILLIARSLQGLFMGAQWTAGTVIAYEKAPKSLRGIINGIVQAGYGIGYALTGVAFIAFSPIMQGIGWRLFLLTGAIPIILLPYIILKIDNPSIENKTKINVNVKEYLQILIRSSIVISGMFFSYYSIFAVYPSLAESIGLSKDFVGLMMTIGNIALAISFIFYGRISDYFSKRKLIIYGIIGEIIGLPFMLPVVESLKIPSIMLTGLLIYLIATGFWPLAPLLIVESVPPESRSAFTGLSYNLGSVIGGIGSIIMGTLIQIYGLSSATLFGNIMGYSSLAIVLITLLTWPKGAIQKTG; this is translated from the coding sequence ATGCAAAAGTACATTCATACTACAATAGCGTCATTCTTTTCGTGGGCTGGAAACATATATGACTTACTAATAGTAACTTACGTTTATCCATTCTTTCAAGAATACTTAGGATTAAACGCTGTAGAAGGAACTTTACTATTTGCTCTAGGGTTAATATTTAGAGTAATTGGTGGATATGTTTTTGGTAGATTCGCTGATAAAAAAGGAAGGAAAATCGTATTAATTATAGGAACAGCAGGGTACTCAATATTTCAAGCTTTAATGGCTTTCTCTCCAGACGTAATAATCTTGTTGATAGCAAGATCTTTACAAGGATTATTCATGGGTGCACAATGGACTGCAGGTACAGTAATAGCATACGAAAAAGCACCAAAATCATTAAGAGGAATAATTAATGGAATAGTTCAGGCAGGTTATGGTATAGGCTATGCATTAACTGGAGTAGCTTTCATAGCGTTTTCTCCAATAATGCAAGGTATAGGATGGAGATTATTCTTATTAACCGGTGCAATCCCCATAATACTGCTTCCATACATCATACTGAAAATAGATAATCCAAGCATAGAAAACAAAACAAAAATAAATGTAAATGTAAAGGAATATTTACAGATATTAATTAGATCATCTATAGTAATTTCAGGTATGTTCTTCTCTTACTACTCAATTTTTGCAGTATATCCTAGCTTAGCAGAAAGTATAGGATTATCAAAAGACTTTGTTGGCTTAATGATGACTATAGGAAACATAGCTTTAGCAATATCATTTATATTTTATGGAAGAATATCAGATTATTTTAGTAAGAGAAAACTCATAATTTATGGCATCATAGGAGAAATAATAGGATTACCTTTTATGTTACCAGTAGTTGAGTCTCTAAAAATACCTAGCATCATGTTAACTGGACTTCTGATATACTTAATAGCTACTGGATTTTGGCCATTAGCCCCACTTTTAATAGTAGAATCAGTACCACCAGAATCTAGATCAGCATTCACAGGATTATCTTACAATTTAGGTAGCGTAATAGGTGGAATAGGATCAATAATAATGGGAACATTAATTCAAATTTATGGATTAAGTTCTGCAACATTATTTGGAAATATTATGGGATATTCGTCTTTGGCTATAGTATTAATTACGCTACTAACTTGGCCAAAAGGAGCAATACAAAAAACTGGATGA
- a CDS encoding GNAT family N-acetyltransferase, with translation MDKYSLKDYYLWKLQGDKVYVLDINGDIAGVEDLIEGDNYILVDMLARNKLVNAEKVGSRLLEFAEEYAKIKGKVFVIVEALDTASGFYKKLGYKEVSKRYDKEWGMLTVMAKEVVTNKNNNELLLQAIHK, from the coding sequence ATGGATAAGTATAGTCTAAAAGACTACTATCTATGGAAACTACAAGGAGATAAAGTATACGTATTGGATATTAATGGAGATATTGCAGGAGTCGAGGATCTTATAGAAGGGGATAATTATATTCTAGTAGACATGTTAGCTAGAAATAAGCTTGTTAATGCAGAAAAAGTAGGAAGTAGATTATTAGAATTTGCTGAAGAATATGCAAAAATTAAAGGAAAGGTATTTGTAATCGTAGAAGCTTTAGATACCGCTTCAGGTTTTTATAAAAAGTTAGGATATAAAGAAGTTTCAAAGAGATACGATAAAGAATGGGGTATGTTGACTGTTATGGCAAAAGAAGTTGTCACAAATAAAAATAATAATGAATTATTACTTCAAGCTATTCATAAATAA